A genomic region of Eucalyptus grandis isolate ANBG69807.140 chromosome 5, ASM1654582v1, whole genome shotgun sequence contains the following coding sequences:
- the LOC120293597 gene encoding LOW QUALITY PROTEIN: cellulose synthase A catalytic subunit 4 [UDP-forming]-like (The sequence of the model RefSeq protein was modified relative to this genomic sequence to represent the inferred CDS: inserted 1 base in 1 codon), with protein MEHRSRHLNLCHVDPKLIAINHAHMLIHGAALLILIHYRASFFFAKEASSPGQPTTLAWLIIFLGELTLSLTWLLHQAFRWRPVSRTTFPESLPGDGELPSIDVLVCTADPDKEPTVAVMNTVISAMALDYPPEKLHVYLSDDGGSLLTLHGMREAYNFARRWLPFCKRFGIKTRCPKAYFMDDEDVSASVGYESEKEEVKEKYELFEAHINGYRNRNYGESRDGRLDHPATIEVIHGNSSDEVVQADQQQMPLLVYVSRXKRPSYPHNFKAGALNVLLRVSGVISNSPYVLVLDCDMYCNDPSSARRAMCFHLDPTLSPSLSFVQFPQSFHNISKNDIYDSKIRSPFGTLWYGMDGLQGPLLSGTGFYVKRESLYSEPMQEGTTANLMDLKAIFGHSNEFIKHVQWSDKPNKNILSEPGTVCRDTEHLASCHYENGTKWGQEVGFKYGSVAEDFFTSFALHCKGWKSVYCRPSQPQFLGASTTNLNDLLVQVTRWSSGLAQVGFSRFSPPIYGPWRMSILQSMCYTELAFFPLYCLPLCCLATIPQICLFNGVPIYPEVSSSLFLVYCFVFLSSLSKHLYEVVVSGHSVRTFINEQRIWMIHSVTTYLYGSINAVLTKTGVRRASFLPTSKVADDEQMEMYEKGVFDFRTSIVFLAPMVSLVMLSMASFVGGIARVLVLGGWDKLLAQIALSFFILVMSYPVIEGMVRWDKGRIPLSAAVQSALLSVALLLLGSALLVYREMYG; from the exons aTGGAGCATCGTTCGCGCCATCTAAACCTTTGCCATGTCGACCCAAAATTGATCGCCATCAACCATGCACACATGCTCATCCATGGAGCAGCTCTACTTATCCTTATACACTATAGAGCTTCCTTTTTCTTCGCCAAAGAAGCTAGCTCACCAGGCCAACCCACCACTTTGGCTTGGCTCATTATTTTCCTGGGCGAGCTAACGCTGTCCCTCACGTGGCTTCTCCACCAGGCCTTCCGATGGCGGCCTGTGTCGCGGACCACCTTTCCCGAGAGTTTGCCCGGCGATGGGGAGCTCCCATCAATAGACGTGCTGGTGTGCACAGCGGACCCCGATAAGGAGCCCACCGTGGCAGTGATGAACACAGTGATATCGGCAATGGCGCTCGACTATCCGCCGGAGAAGCTCCACGTGTACCTCTCAGACGACGGCGGCTCGCTGCTCACGCTGCACGGGATGAGGGAGGCGTACAATTTCGCGAGACGGTGGTTGCCGTTTTGCAAGAGGTTTGGAATAAAGACGAGGTGCCCCAAGGCTTACTTCATGGATGACGAGGATGTGAGCGCTAGCGTGGGGTACGAATCCGAGAAGGAGGAGGTCAAG GAGAAGTATGAATTGTTCGAGGCGCATATAAATGGATATAGAAACAGGAACTATGGTGAATCACGGGATGGGAGGCTAGATCATCCGGCTACCATtgag GTGATCCATGGAAATTCCTCAGACGAAGTTGTGCAAGCTGACCAACAGCAAATGCCTCTGCTTGTTTACGTCTCCA GAAAAAGGCCTTCTTACCCTCATAACTTCAAAGCTGGAGCTCTCAATGTTCTG CTTCGCGTGTCGGGGGTGATAAGCAACTCGCCGTATGTATTAGTGCTGGACTGTGACATGTACTGCAACGACCCATCCTCAGCGAGGAGGGCAATGTGCTTCCACTTGGACCCGACATTGTCTCCATCGCTTTCGTTCGTTCAATTTCCTCAATCGTTCCATAATATCAGCAAGAACGACATCTACGACAGTAAAATCAGGTCGCCATTTGGG ACATTATGGTATGGAATGGACGGGTTGCAAGGACCTTTATTATCTGGTACTGGCTTTTATGTTAAGAGAGAGTCCTTGTACAGCGAACCCATGCAAGAAG GTACTACAGCTAATCTCATGGATTTGAAAGCAATCTTTGGCCATTCCAATGAGTTTATTAAACATGTTCAGTGGAGCGACAAGCCTAACAAGAACATTCTCAGCGAACCGGGAACAGTCTGCAGAGACACCGAACATTTAGCTTCTTGTCACTATGAAAACGGAACAAAATGGGGTCAAGAG GTCGGTTTCAAGTATGGATCTGTGGCCGAAGACTTCTTCACCAGCTTCGCCTTGCACTGCAAAGGATGGAAATCAGTGTACTGTCGCCCGTCGCAGCCGCAATTTTTGGGGGCTTCCACGACAAATTTGAATGACCTACTTGTTCAAGTCACAAGATGGAGTTCCGGGTTGGCTCAGGTCGGGTTCTCCAGATTCTCTCCTCCGATTTATGGACCATGGAGAATGAGCATTCTTCAGAGCATGTGTTATACCGAGCTTGCGTTCTTCCCCCTCTACTGCTTGCCTCTCTGCTGCTTAGCCACCATTCCCCAGATATGTCTATTCAATGGCGTCCCCATTTATCCGGAG GTTTCGAGCTCATTGTTCCTCGTGTATTGCTTCGTTTTCCTATCTTCACTTTCCAAGCATCTCTACGAGGTCGTCGTGAGTGGTCACTCGGTCCGGACGTTTATAAACGAGCAACGGATATGGATGATCCACTCGGTAACCACTTATCTATACGGGAGCATAAATGCCGTTCTGACGAAAACCGGGGTGAGGAGAGCGAGCTTCTTGCCTACTAGCAAGGTCGCCGATGACGAGCAAATGGAGATGTACGAAAAGGGCGTGTTTGATTTCCGAACATCGATCGTGTTCTTGGCCCCGATGGTGTCTCTAGTGATGTTGAGCATGGCTTCCTTCGTCGGAGGAATCGCTCGGGTGCTCGTCTTGGGAGGTTGGGACAAGTTGCTTGCGCAGATTGCTCTGTCGTTCTTCATCCTGGTGATGAGCTACCCTGTGATTGAAGGGATGGTAAGGTGGGATAAAGGACGCATTCCATTGTCAGCCGCTGTACAGTCGGCTTTACTTTCCGTGGCACTGCTGTTGTTGGGTTCAGCTCTTCTTGTGTACCGAGAGATGTATGGATGA